The proteins below are encoded in one region of Diceros bicornis minor isolate mBicDic1 chromosome 14, mDicBic1.mat.cur, whole genome shotgun sequence:
- the LOC131413490 gene encoding putative olfactory receptor 2W6 has product MEKSNDSSEYGFILVGFSDRPKLEMVLFIVNFILYSVAVLGNSTIILLCILDPRLHTPMYFFLANLSFLDLCFSTSCIPQMLVNLSGPEKTISYAGCVVQLFSFLSVGGIECILLAVMAYDRYAAVCKPLHYMVIMHPQLCLRLVAVAWGSGLVNAIVMSPLTMTLSRCGLRRVNHFLCEMPALIKMACVDARAVEMLAFTFAILIVLLPLTLILVSYGHIAATVLRIKSATGRWKAFNTCSSHLTVVSLFYGSIIYMYMQPGNSSSQDQGKFLTLFYNLVTPMLNPLIYTLRNKEMKGALKKVLRRQQ; this is encoded by the coding sequence ATGGAAAAATCTAATGACAGCTCAGAGTATGGTTTTATCTTAGTCGGCTTCTCTGATCGTCCCAAGCTGGAGATGGTGCTCTTCATAGTAAATTTTATTCTGTATTCAGTGGCTGTGTTGGGAAATTCGACCATAATCCTGCTGTGTATATTAGACCCTCGACTTCATACTCCAATGTACTTCTTTCTGGCAAATCTTTCCTTTCTAGATCTCTGCTTCAGTACTAGTTGTATCCCACAGATGCTGGTAAACCTCTCGGGCCCTGAGAAAACTATCAGCTATGCTGGCTGTGTTGTGcaacttttctctttcctttctgttgGGGGAATTGAGTGCATCCTTCTGGCTGTCATGGCATATGACCGCTATGCTGCAGTCTGCAAACCCTTGCACTATATGGTCATTATGCACCCCCAGCTGTGTCTACGACTGGTGGCTGTGGCCTGGGGAAGTGGACTGGTCAATGCCATTGTCATGTCTCCACTAACAATGACTCTCTCCAGATGTGGCCTGCGACGAGTTAACCATTTCCTCTGTGAAATGCCTGCACTGATCAAGATGGCTTGCGTGGATGCTCGCGCGGTGGAAATGCTAGCCTTTACCTTCGCCATTCTCATTGTCCTACTGCCCCTCACTCTTATTCTTGTCTCCTACGGCCACATTGCTGCAACAGTGCTGAGGATCAAGTCAGCTACTGGGCGATGGAAGGCCTTCAATACCTGTAGCTCCCACCTCACCGTGGTCTCCTTGTTCTATGGGAGCATCATCTATATGTACATGCAGCCAGGAAACAGCTCTTCCCAAGACCAAGGCAAATTTCTCACCCTCTTCTACAACCTGGTAACTCCCATGTTGAATCCACTCATCTATACCTTAAGGAATAAGGAAATGAAAGGGGCACTGAAAAAAGTTTTGAGGAGACAACAATGA